From the Solibacillus sp. FSL R5-0449 genome, one window contains:
- a CDS encoding acetyl-CoA C-acetyltransferase, producing the protein MTEVVIVSAVRTPIGAFQGALKDIAAPTLGSIVIKEALNRIELDPSTVDEVIMGNVLAAGLGQNPARQASIQAGLPYTVPAMTINKVCGSGLKAVHLAAQAIIAGDAEVVVAGGFENMSQAPYIMRNAREGFRMGDQKIIDTLIQDGLWCAFNDYHMGVTAENLCDQYDISRQEQDEFAARSQARASEAISTNRFAEEIVPVEIPQRKGDPVIFSQDEYVKHGTTTEKLNGLRPAFKKDGSVTAGNASGINDGAAAVVVMSKQRAFELGLTPLATIVANASAGVDPSVMGIGPVTAVKKALSKANVTLDEMDLIEANEAFAAQAIAVDRELAFNHDKLNVNGGAIALGHPIGASGTRILVTLLHEMQKRDAKLGLATLCIGGGQGVATIVQR; encoded by the coding sequence ATGACAGAAGTTGTAATAGTAAGTGCAGTACGTACGCCAATTGGTGCTTTTCAGGGGGCATTAAAAGATATTGCGGCTCCGACTTTAGGGAGTATCGTAATAAAAGAAGCATTGAATCGTATTGAATTAGATCCATCAACAGTTGATGAAGTTATTATGGGGAATGTTCTCGCAGCAGGTTTAGGTCAAAACCCGGCAAGACAGGCAAGTATCCAAGCTGGTTTACCATACACAGTTCCAGCGATGACAATTAACAAAGTATGTGGTTCAGGCTTAAAGGCCGTTCATTTAGCAGCACAGGCAATCATTGCCGGGGATGCGGAAGTTGTTGTCGCTGGAGGCTTTGAAAATATGAGTCAAGCACCATATATTATGCGAAATGCAAGAGAAGGTTTCCGCATGGGAGATCAAAAAATTATCGATACATTAATTCAAGACGGCTTATGGTGCGCATTTAATGATTACCATATGGGCGTAACTGCAGAAAACTTATGTGATCAGTATGACATTTCTCGTCAGGAACAGGATGAATTTGCAGCACGTTCCCAAGCCCGTGCATCGGAAGCCATTTCGACAAACAGATTCGCTGAAGAAATTGTTCCTGTAGAAATTCCTCAACGTAAAGGGGATCCGGTTATTTTTTCACAAGACGAATATGTAAAACATGGAACAACAACAGAAAAATTAAACGGATTACGTCCTGCATTCAAGAAAGACGGTTCGGTTACTGCAGGGAACGCTTCCGGTATTAATGACGGAGCGGCAGCGGTAGTCGTTATGTCAAAGCAGCGTGCTTTTGAATTAGGGCTTACACCACTTGCAACAATCGTCGCTAATGCGAGCGCGGGGGTCGATCCTTCTGTAATGGGAATCGGACCGGTAACGGCAGTGAAAAAAGCTTTATCGAAAGCGAATGTAACATTGGACGAAATGGACTTAATTGAAGCGAATGAAGCATTTGCCGCTCAGGCGATTGCAGTTGATCGCGAATTGGCGTTCAATCATGATAAACTAAATGTAAATGGCGGTGCAATTGCACTTGGACACCCAATCGGCGCAAGCGGAACGCGTATTTTAGTCACATTATTACATGAAATGCAAAAGCGCGATGCAAAGCTGGGTCTTGCAACATTATGTATTGGTGGCGGACAAGGTGTAGCGACAATTGTACAACGCTAA
- a CDS encoding iron ABC transporter substrate-binding protein: protein MKFLSWKGISIYLTIILFLLIFIQILDWNKGNEKEAQYAVELEKAYTDLVDFQTYILNDEVEIDDNKHVLTMYEKNFQYQLSMFIDIFGNKKVDDANLFDSYQQIDEALAAFYEAESAEQQSGAHQQLLDVKKPLFTILNDLK, encoded by the coding sequence ATGAAGTTTTTATCTTGGAAAGGTATTTCGATATACTTAACGATCATTCTATTTTTACTTATTTTTATTCAGATTCTTGATTGGAATAAAGGCAATGAAAAAGAGGCTCAATATGCGGTAGAGCTGGAAAAAGCGTATACGGATTTGGTGGATTTCCAAACGTATATATTGAACGATGAAGTGGAGATTGATGACAATAAGCATGTGCTGACAATGTACGAGAAAAACTTTCAATATCAGCTGAGCATGTTCATCGATATTTTCGGCAATAAAAAAGTGGATGATGCAAACCTGTTTGATTCCTATCAACAAATCGATGAGGCATTAGCTGCATTTTATGAGGCGGAAAGCGCGGAACAGCAGAGTGGGGCACATCAGCAATTGCTCGATGTTAAAAAACCGCTGTTTACGATTTTGAATGATTTGAAATAA
- a CDS encoding S-ribosylhomocysteine lyase gives MATEKTNVESFDLDHTIVVAPYVRLAGTKEGAKGDVVTKYDIRFKQPNKEHMEMPALHSLEHLMADRIRNHSDAVVDISPMGCQTGFYVSFMNYDDYEGVLAILEKTIQDVLAATSVPACNEVQCGWAASHSLEGAQQLAKEFLAKRDEWHIVFND, from the coding sequence ATGGCAACAGAAAAAACGAATGTTGAGAGCTTTGATTTAGACCATACGATAGTGGTCGCACCGTATGTACGTTTAGCGGGTACAAAAGAAGGGGCGAAGGGCGATGTCGTGACAAAATATGATATCCGCTTTAAGCAGCCGAATAAAGAGCATATGGAAATGCCGGCACTTCATTCACTGGAACATTTAATGGCAGACCGTATCCGCAATCATAGTGACGCGGTTGTCGATATCTCACCAATGGGATGTCAAACAGGCTTTTATGTCTCATTTATGAATTATGATGATTATGAAGGCGTGTTGGCGATTTTAGAAAAGACTATTCAGGATGTGTTGGCGGCGACTTCTGTTCCTGCCTGCAATGAAGTTCAATGCGGTTGGGCGGCAAGCCATAGTTTAGAAGGTGCGCAACAGCTGGCAAAAGAATTTTTAGCCAAACGCGATGAATGGCATATTGTTTTTAATGATTAA
- a CDS encoding alpha/beta fold hydrolase: protein MKKRTLFLSGSIVTTLLAAATTITGVVMTNHIMYIKKKDDAFIREREIAAKRFDEAWYEGCPKEILLIDSPNGYKISGIYLKPVETKNTVIICHGVTENKINSMRYARMFERLGFNAFVYDHRRHGESQGKTTSYGHYEKYDLQAVVETIRNIAGEDALLGIHGESMGAATTLLYAGTLEDNADFYVSDCAFSNFPELLKRIFESVVPIDSKYTLPFADFFMRIRDGYSVKEVMPIDAVKQIQKPVLFIHSTPDDFIPSSMTEELYEQKPEPKMLKLFEKGEHARSFNDNPGDYEQTVAKFLHDHVPAYRNITDSLI, encoded by the coding sequence ATGAAAAAACGTACACTGTTTTTATCTGGCAGTATTGTAACAACACTGCTGGCAGCTGCTACAACGATCACTGGTGTCGTGATGACAAATCACATTATGTATATAAAGAAAAAGGACGATGCTTTCATCCGCGAACGTGAAATTGCGGCAAAACGCTTTGATGAAGCTTGGTATGAAGGCTGTCCGAAAGAAATTTTATTGATTGACTCTCCAAATGGCTATAAAATAAGCGGCATCTATTTAAAACCTGTGGAAACAAAAAATACAGTCATCATCTGTCATGGTGTCACTGAAAATAAAATTAACTCGATGCGCTATGCCCGAATGTTTGAACGGCTTGGTTTTAATGCATTTGTATACGATCACCGCCGTCACGGAGAATCTCAAGGAAAAACAACAAGTTACGGCCATTATGAAAAATACGATTTACAGGCAGTTGTGGAGACAATCCGCAACATTGCCGGGGAAGATGCCCTACTTGGTATTCACGGGGAATCAATGGGGGCGGCAACGACTCTGCTCTATGCAGGCACATTAGAAGATAATGCGGATTTCTATGTATCCGATTGTGCCTTTTCAAATTTCCCCGAGCTTCTAAAACGCATTTTCGAAAGTGTTGTACCGATCGATTCGAAATACACACTTCCTTTCGCCGACTTTTTCATGCGTATCCGCGATGGCTACTCCGTAAAAGAAGTGATGCCGATCGATGCTGTAAAACAAATTCAAAAGCCCGTCCTCTTTATTCACAGTACACCTGATGATTTCATTCCCTCCTCCATGACCGAAGAACTGTACGAACAAAAACCCGAACCGAAAATGCTGAAACTGTTTGAAAAAGGCGAGCATGCGAGATCATTCAACGACAATCCCGGTGACTATGAACAAACGGTAGCGAAGTTTCTCCATGACCACGTACCGGCATACCGCAATATAACCGATTCTTTAATTTAA
- a CDS encoding heme oxygenase: MITVTNRIQVKKGFAEKMAPKFVQPGPLQEFEGFQKVEVLVSTQFEEYDEMSVVMYWDSKESFAVWRESDAFKQSHKRPSEGEGGGHQGESPMLGSQIVIAEVAGTISK, translated from the coding sequence ATGATTACAGTAACTAACCGTATTCAAGTAAAAAAAGGCTTTGCCGAAAAAATGGCCCCAAAATTTGTACAACCAGGACCATTACAGGAATTTGAAGGTTTCCAGAAAGTAGAAGTACTAGTATCAACGCAATTTGAAGAATATGACGAAATGAGCGTTGTTATGTACTGGGACTCAAAAGAGAGCTTTGCTGTATGGCGTGAAAGTGATGCATTCAAACAATCACACAAACGTCCATCTGAAGGTGAAGGCGGAGGTCATCAAGGTGAATCACCAATGTTAGGTTCACAAATTGTAATCGCCGAAGTAGCAGGCACAATCTCAAAATAG
- a CDS encoding YneF family protein, with protein sequence MALWLGITLIVVALIGGVAIGFYAARQYMMKYLKENPPINEQMIRVMMAQMGRKPSEKQVRQMMAQMNKFQDK encoded by the coding sequence ATGGCTTTATGGTTAGGAATTACACTTATCGTCGTAGCTCTTATCGGGGGCGTGGCAATTGGTTTCTACGCAGCTCGTCAATATATGATGAAGTATTTAAAAGAAAACCCGCCAATTAATGAACAAATGATTCGCGTGATGATGGCACAAATGGGACGTAAACCGTCTGAAAAACAAGTGCGTCAAATGATGGCACAAATGAACAAATTCCAAGATAAATAA
- a CDS encoding YqkE family protein: MAKKKQQRTTNEFELPKDKAATLADQLGGDVLAKLKAAKQEMVADEKAKEEERLAKAAFERKQREKNMSFEDLLNQYGDKGSKF; this comes from the coding sequence ATGGCAAAAAAGAAACAGCAAAGAACAACAAATGAATTCGAGCTTCCAAAAGACAAGGCGGCAACATTGGCCGATCAGTTAGGCGGCGATGTATTGGCCAAGCTGAAAGCAGCGAAGCAGGAAATGGTGGCTGACGAAAAGGCGAAAGAAGAAGAGCGCCTGGCGAAAGCGGCATTCGAACGCAAACAACGTGAAAAAAATATGAGCTTTGAAGACCTGTTAAATCAATACGGTGATAAAGGTTCGAAATTTTAA
- a CDS encoding VanZ family protein: protein MKKWIVLVIIGIIVVVVMSNMGYEQQTIVPALKDLLKDKPFEAWLSQFEIPYWGKIISVETRGYFQFLEFLIRKATHFFGYGLLAVILYTLYRKLKWYFPIVLAFVTAVVIASLDEYRQSMIPGRSGLAADVVLDACGALTLLLFAKLIVVVFKKDSRT from the coding sequence ATGAAAAAGTGGATTGTTCTCGTCATCATCGGGATAATCGTTGTCGTAGTAATGTCTAACATGGGCTATGAACAGCAAACGATTGTTCCAGCACTTAAGGATTTGTTAAAAGACAAACCTTTTGAAGCATGGTTAAGCCAGTTTGAAATTCCTTATTGGGGAAAAATTATATCGGTTGAAACACGGGGCTATTTTCAATTTCTTGAGTTTCTTATCCGAAAAGCTACCCATTTCTTCGGATACGGTTTATTAGCGGTCATACTCTATACTTTGTACCGGAAACTGAAGTGGTACTTTCCGATCGTTCTCGCCTTTGTTACAGCTGTAGTAATCGCAAGCCTTGATGAATACCGCCAAAGTATGATTCCGGGTCGCAGCGGCCTTGCAGCAGATGTCGTACTCGACGCATGCGGCGCGTTGACATTGTTACTGTTTGCAAAACTTATTGTTGTTGTATTTAAAAAAGATAGCAGGACATAA
- a CDS encoding ABC transporter permease: MKKFFLYSAAFITAIIALCLLAPVAGLLISGALLAAGLHYYTESKSTFGKVMSLVVALAGLVSALSNIPGFIGLAAIGVLFYLYKNRKNEKIEFLPGKKEEEDPFTNFEREWANLNK; this comes from the coding sequence ATGAAAAAGTTTTTCTTATATTCAGCGGCTTTTATTACAGCGATCATCGCACTTTGCCTGCTCGCACCAGTAGCCGGGTTATTAATCTCGGGAGCACTTCTGGCAGCAGGTCTGCACTATTACACAGAAAGTAAATCTACTTTCGGAAAAGTAATGAGTCTGGTTGTCGCTTTAGCCGGTTTAGTAAGTGCCTTATCAAACATCCCAGGCTTTATCGGCTTAGCTGCAATCGGTGTCTTATTTTATCTTTACAAAAACCGTAAAAACGAAAAGATTGAATTTTTACCAGGCAAAAAAGAGGAAGAAGATCCATTTACAAACTTTGAACGCGAATGGGCAAATTTAAACAAATAG
- a CDS encoding response regulator transcription factor, translating to MIKVVIVDDHEMVRIGVSAYLSAQPDIEVIGEATNGEEAIETVLSLKPDIVLMDNVMPIKTGAEATAEILALWPQAKVMIVTSFIDDDKLYPALEAGAVSYILKTSNAKQIAEAIRKTMAGETVLEPEATTRVMARMRGTAPALHNHLTDREMEVLLCMARGLANQEIAEELFIALKTVKTHVSNILSKLEVQDRTQAVVYAFQNGLVK from the coding sequence ATGATTAAAGTTGTCATAGTAGATGATCACGAGATGGTTCGAATCGGGGTTTCCGCCTATTTATCGGCACAACCCGATATCGAAGTCATCGGTGAGGCGACGAACGGCGAGGAAGCGATTGAAACAGTACTCTCGCTAAAACCGGATATTGTACTGATGGATAATGTGATGCCGATCAAAACGGGTGCTGAAGCGACTGCCGAAATTTTGGCACTGTGGCCGCAAGCTAAAGTAATGATTGTCACGAGCTTTATCGATGACGATAAATTATATCCGGCCCTTGAAGCAGGTGCTGTCAGCTATATACTGAAAACAAGCAACGCCAAACAGATTGCCGAAGCGATCCGGAAAACGATGGCCGGGGAAACCGTTCTTGAACCGGAAGCAACGACGCGGGTAATGGCCCGTATGCGCGGAACAGCCCCTGCCCTGCATAACCATTTAACAGACCGGGAAATGGAAGTACTCTTATGTATGGCTCGCGGCCTTGCCAATCAGGAAATAGCGGAAGAACTGTTTATCGCATTAAAAACGGTAAAAACCCATGTTAGCAACATTTTAAGTAAACTCGAAGTGCAGGACCGCACACAGGCTGTCGTCTATGCATTTCAAAATGGCTTAGTAAAGTAA
- the liaF gene encoding cell wall-active antibiotics response protein LiaF, translated as MPKITSDQLAIIAISMALVVLIELTLFNNGTVFLLILGALFLFFSFKKKKRYLLWTGLILLFFAIINIWTLRLLIIGVLVFLLYQYLTKKEQVMEIKSHFANTSNHNQLIGTTGAPTESYHWKDVHIQRFIGDITIDTTETILPNGKSIIVIHQSLGKVRVIVPYEVTIQLHYSTLYGEATYLDYAPKQCINEQLRFEDGEMDAKRVLVIYVTSWIGDVEVQRG; from the coding sequence ATGCCGAAAATTACATCAGATCAGCTTGCGATTATCGCGATTAGTATGGCACTTGTCGTATTGATTGAATTGACTCTTTTCAATAATGGCACTGTGTTTTTACTGATTTTAGGTGCACTGTTTCTATTTTTCAGCTTTAAAAAGAAGAAACGGTACTTATTATGGACGGGACTCATTCTATTATTCTTTGCTATTATTAATATTTGGACACTGCGCCTTTTAATCATCGGTGTGCTAGTCTTTCTTTTATACCAATACTTAACGAAAAAAGAGCAAGTGATGGAAATCAAAAGCCACTTTGCCAATACATCAAATCACAATCAATTAATCGGCACAACGGGTGCTCCGACAGAAAGCTATCATTGGAAAGACGTTCATATTCAACGTTTTATCGGCGATATTACAATCGATACGACCGAAACGATTTTACCAAACGGAAAATCGATTATCGTCATCCATCAATCTCTTGGAAAGGTACGTGTTATCGTACCTTATGAAGTGACGATTCAGCTGCATTACTCCACTTTATATGGTGAAGCAACATACTTGGACTATGCGCCAAAGCAATGTATTAATGAACAGCTTCGTTTTGAGGATGGAGAAATGGATGCAAAACGTGTCCTAGTTATTTATGTGACATCTTGGATTGGCGATGTGGAGGTGCAGCGCGGATGA
- a CDS encoding acyl-CoA dehydrogenase, with protein sequence MTFTYENFAKDGTLTLLDPLFTLLLIFSALFIIVLLRFAINPKIILFIGALIILLSAQLQSIGGILADELNLVSSSKNFYIFIVIAVIWVAMIVFAFVKDRKKKK encoded by the coding sequence ATGACATTTACGTACGAAAACTTTGCAAAGGACGGGACGCTCACATTACTGGATCCCCTCTTCACACTGTTGCTGATTTTCTCAGCTTTGTTCATCATTGTCCTGCTACGCTTTGCGATCAATCCGAAAATCATACTGTTTATTGGTGCACTCATTATTTTATTAAGTGCACAACTGCAGTCGATTGGTGGGATTTTGGCGGATGAGCTGAATTTAGTTAGCTCATCAAAAAACTTTTACATTTTTATTGTGATCGCTGTGATTTGGGTCGCGATGATCGTGTTTGCGTTTGTGAAGGATAGAAAAAAGAAGAAGTGA
- a CDS encoding O-linked GlcNAc transferase, whose translation MSNMVQYFYDGQFLKCYEEAKRQLQGGENEQATQFLKIFEKYDYGKFPKPTARISQSVERANESYPENDEVEQLRAIKDEQQFSEKVKQLEHDARTADAERKAQSFYVQGHLFLMAHHYDESVHCFMQAVKHHPDKALYYGIAGQTMNRFNWSPFDVMVYIERAIDLDPDNARWYWNKALVLTQLYKDLNAEPFLENALIAIEKAIENCREDQVSLRSGIDSTLENLKEYLFN comes from the coding sequence ATGTCGAACATGGTGCAGTATTTTTATGACGGACAGTTTTTGAAATGCTATGAAGAAGCGAAACGCCAATTACAAGGCGGCGAAAATGAACAGGCAACGCAATTTTTAAAAATCTTTGAGAAATACGATTATGGGAAATTCCCGAAGCCGACAGCACGGATTTCGCAAAGTGTTGAACGTGCCAATGAAAGCTATCCGGAAAATGATGAGGTTGAACAACTGCGTGCGATTAAAGATGAACAACAGTTCTCGGAAAAAGTGAAACAGCTTGAACACGATGCCCGAACAGCGGATGCCGAACGGAAAGCACAGTCGTTTTATGTACAGGGACATCTTTTTTTAATGGCGCACCATTATGATGAAAGTGTGCACTGCTTTATGCAGGCGGTGAAGCATCATCCGGATAAGGCATTGTATTACGGGATTGCAGGACAGACGATGAACCGATTTAACTGGTCGCCGTTTGATGTAATGGTCTATATTGAGCGGGCGATCGACCTGGATCCGGATAACGCAAGATGGTACTGGAATAAAGCGCTCGTTTTAACACAGCTGTATAAAGATTTGAATGCCGAGCCGTTTTTGGAAAATGCTTTAATTGCTATTGAAAAAGCAATCGAGAATTGTCGCGAAGATCAAGTATCGCTGCGTTCAGGCATTGATTCAACATTGGAAAACTTGAAAGAATATCTTTTCAATTAA
- a CDS encoding PspA/IM30 family protein gives MRNLFTKFKYSIQADLHEMFDKKVDKNPIKMLNHYIREAEKQTEETGKLLARQAQLKKELEIQLSQTVEMLEKREKQLVLAQSTGEAELIAFAQEEVTAYTARKHALLSSIDAANTEYFALERKFETMKHKIKDMKVRQLQLMGKENVVRANHQMDKVLTSDNAGNFDELSTYIDELSQNIERKYEVTSFEARLAQLEKEQKLIEQPK, from the coding sequence ATGAGAAATTTATTTACAAAATTTAAATATTCAATTCAGGCGGATTTACATGAAATGTTTGACAAAAAGGTCGACAAAAACCCGATTAAAATGCTGAACCACTACATTCGTGAAGCAGAAAAACAAACTGAAGAAACGGGCAAATTGCTTGCACGTCAGGCTCAGCTAAAAAAAGAGCTGGAAATCCAACTTTCACAAACAGTTGAAATGCTTGAGAAACGTGAAAAACAGCTAGTACTGGCTCAGTCAACTGGGGAAGCTGAACTGATTGCGTTTGCACAGGAAGAAGTAACGGCTTACACTGCACGAAAACACGCTCTTCTTTCAAGCATTGATGCAGCGAATACGGAATATTTTGCACTGGAACGCAAATTCGAAACGATGAAACATAAAATCAAAGATATGAAAGTGCGCCAGCTTCAGCTGATGGGCAAAGAAAATGTCGTGCGTGCCAACCATCAAATGGATAAAGTTCTCACATCGGACAATGCCGGTAATTTTGATGAACTATCAACGTATATTGATGAATTATCTCAAAATATCGAGCGTAAATATGAAGTAACCTCTTTTGAAGCTCGCTTGGCACAGCTTGAAAAAGAACAAAAGCTCATAGAACAGCCAAAATAA
- a CDS encoding bifunctional UDP-sugar hydrolase/5'-nucleotidase, which translates to MKFTIIATSDIHGHTERFSQLAQMISARQPELLIDNGDFLHGSHLSYYYDYIIQEQHPQIELANTLGYDVAVFGNHEFNYSPEKIQSIRNATNFPWIAANIAGFAEPYFIKEINGLRIAVIGVVTHFTKNWDECDSTKHLHFENAFKSAKNTVKHVREVEQVRLVILSYHGGFERDLHNGHLIDLEQGENEGYRMLHEIEGIDLFITGHQHLEIATVQNGVAIVQPGANAHCFAQIDVTVENGSFSFDPSIVQVDSTLTMQSFPDFDAWKKQQIGTAGEALTYSDFYTPRMKMTTYTQLLYDMQLHYTGAQISVIELPYHAKGGFPEKITREDVLHNLPRSTRLLVIRMTGAEIRRAIEQSAAVFALNDLGKIDFSMNVYYPEPQPYIYDLWGGIDYIIDLCQQTGQRVTKLAFEGNPIQDNEIFEVAVNSYRATGAHNMQMFKKPPIRKTDQFIPDLMMEYIEQNSPLTVHIKNDFQMK; encoded by the coding sequence ATGAAATTTACTATTATTGCGACGAGCGATATTCATGGACATACCGAACGCTTTTCACAGCTTGCGCAAATGATTTCTGCCAGACAGCCAGAACTGTTAATCGATAATGGCGATTTTTTGCATGGCAGTCATTTAAGTTATTATTACGATTATATTATTCAAGAACAGCACCCGCAAATTGAGCTTGCGAACACCCTTGGCTATGATGTTGCCGTTTTCGGGAACCATGAATTCAACTATTCTCCCGAGAAAATCCAATCGATCCGCAACGCCACTAATTTCCCGTGGATCGCCGCCAATATTGCAGGGTTTGCCGAACCATATTTTATTAAAGAAATAAATGGGCTGCGCATTGCTGTCATTGGGGTCGTGACGCATTTCACAAAAAACTGGGATGAATGTGATTCGACAAAGCATCTGCATTTCGAGAATGCTTTTAAAAGTGCAAAAAACACTGTAAAGCATGTTCGCGAAGTTGAACAGGTACGGCTTGTCATTTTAAGCTATCACGGCGGTTTTGAACGGGATCTTCATAACGGTCACCTAATCGATCTGGAACAAGGCGAAAATGAAGGTTATCGTATGCTTCACGAAATAGAAGGAATTGATCTCTTCATTACCGGCCATCAGCATTTGGAAATTGCCACAGTACAAAATGGTGTCGCAATAGTACAACCGGGAGCAAATGCACATTGCTTCGCGCAAATCGATGTCACTGTGGAAAACGGTTCATTTTCTTTTGATCCTTCTATCGTTCAAGTCGATTCAACATTAACAATGCAGTCTTTTCCCGATTTTGATGCGTGGAAAAAACAACAAATCGGAACAGCTGGTGAAGCATTGACTTATTCCGACTTTTATACGCCCCGCATGAAAATGACCACTTATACACAGTTGCTTTACGATATGCAGCTCCATTACACGGGCGCTCAAATTTCGGTCATCGAATTGCCGTACCATGCAAAAGGCGGCTTTCCGGAAAAAATAACCCGTGAAGATGTTTTACATAACCTCCCCCGGTCTACCCGACTGCTCGTCATCCGAATGACCGGAGCCGAAATCCGCCGGGCGATTGAACAAAGTGCCGCTGTCTTTGCGCTCAACGATCTGGGAAAAATCGATTTTAGCATGAACGTCTACTATCCGGAGCCTCAGCCGTATATTTATGATCTGTGGGGTGGCATTGATTACATAATTGACTTATGTCAACAAACAGGTCAACGCGTCACGAAGCTAGCTTTTGAAGGAAATCCAATTCAGGATAATGAAATTTTTGAAGTAGCGGTCAATAGCTACCGTGCAACAGGTGCACATAACATGCAGATGTTTAAAAAACCGCCTATTCGTAAAACCGATCAATTCATTCCCGATTTGATGATGGAGTACATAGAACAGAACAGTCCGCTAACGGTTCACATCAAAAACGATTTCCAAATGAAATAA
- a CDS encoding sensor histidine kinase produces the protein MIAFILRFFILMMVFATFAMNIFIFLLGQPQEETWRFLWENNDYSLPIVAVIAIIATTTSFFISLWISIALKMKENQMTRIVKKVAEPDFAQKFKKANGSLKKALRETNELIETQRTSLQRLSNEKVETNDAIVQERLLAERQRLARELHDSVSQQLFAASMLLSALTEQRQDEFAQKQLGQVEKIVQQAQLEMRALLLHLRPVALHNKSLAEGLEDLIVELQEKVYFNIDYQIEEIALSKAEEDHLFRIAQEALSNTLRHAKATEVELLLIARDQLAILRIQDNGLGFNMDGDKTTSYGLRNIAERAVEIGCTYKIVSVPDEGTIVEVKVPLKKEEQMND, from the coding sequence ATGATTGCCTTTATTTTACGCTTTTTTATACTGATGATGGTTTTTGCAACTTTTGCCATGAATATTTTCATTTTCCTGCTTGGCCAACCGCAAGAAGAGACTTGGCGCTTTTTATGGGAAAACAATGATTACTCATTACCGATTGTCGCCGTGATTGCCATTATCGCAACAACGACGAGCTTCTTTATTTCATTATGGATTTCAATCGCATTGAAAATGAAAGAAAATCAGATGACCCGCATTGTGAAAAAAGTGGCGGAGCCTGATTTCGCACAAAAATTCAAAAAAGCGAATGGCTCATTAAAAAAAGCATTGCGTGAGACGAATGAATTAATTGAAACACAGCGGACCTCTCTACAGCGGCTTTCAAATGAAAAAGTGGAAACGAATGACGCCATTGTTCAGGAGCGGCTTCTTGCAGAACGTCAGCGGCTTGCACGTGAACTGCATGATTCTGTATCCCAGCAGCTGTTTGCTGCTTCCATGCTCCTCTCCGCACTTACAGAACAGCGACAAGATGAATTTGCACAAAAGCAGCTCGGGCAGGTGGAAAAAATCGTCCAGCAGGCCCAGCTCGAAATGCGCGCACTGCTACTTCATCTGCGACCAGTTGCCCTGCACAATAAAAGCTTGGCGGAAGGTTTAGAAGATCTGATTGTAGAATTACAGGAAAAAGTGTATTTCAATATCGACTACCAAATCGAAGAAATCGCTTTATCGAAAGCAGAGGAAGATCATCTCTTCCGAATCGCTCAAGAAGCTTTGTCGAATACGTTACGTCACGCGAAAGCAACAGAAGTCGAACTGTTATTGATCGCACGCGACCAGCTGGCGATTTTGCGCATTCAGGATAATGGTCTCGGCTTTAATATGGATGGAGATAAAACGACTTCTTACGGCCTGCGCAATATTGCCGAACGCGCTGTCGAAATTGGCTGCACGTATAAAATTGTCTCTGTACCGGATGAAGGAACAATTGTCGAAGTGAAAGTTCCGCTCAAAAAGGAGGAACAAATGAATGATTAA